From the genome of Ignavibacteriales bacterium, one region includes:
- a CDS encoding Nramp family divalent metal transporter codes for MKTTKKKLLIFLSSIAPGMLLVGYNIGTGSVTTMAQAGASYNMMLTWTVLAACVFTYFLLMAFGKFTVVTGETALFSYKKYFGKPVALLVLFVLVFTEMVSSIGVMAIVTEVVKEWSKPLTTSGEGISTIFLAVFFAVIMVYTLIKGKYSFVEKILTVFVALMGLSFILTMFMVIPDAGIVIRGLIPNIPNEVGASLIVTGMLGTTMGGVLYVVRSITIKQAKWKLSDIKIERRDAIISSSLMFLLSIAVMACAAGTLFPKGLHIENAIDMIRLLEPLAGRFAISLFVVGIVSAGLSSLYPHYMLVPLLLSDYLGEELDFGKTRNKAIIIFYASLGLIVPIFGGKPVLVMIASQAFTLLVTPLVIILTLILLNRKSLMGEHKIGLGMNLILSLIAVFTIIMSVISAVALFGLF; via the coding sequence ATGAAAACTACCAAGAAAAAATTATTGATCTTTCTTTCTTCTATCGCTCCGGGAATGTTATTGGTTGGATACAATATCGGTACAGGAAGTGTAACAACAATGGCTCAAGCAGGTGCTTCATATAATATGATGCTTACATGGACTGTTCTTGCAGCGTGTGTTTTTACATATTTTCTCCTGATGGCTTTTGGAAAATTTACAGTTGTGACCGGAGAAACAGCTTTATTCAGCTATAAAAAATATTTCGGCAAACCTGTTGCTTTGCTTGTACTCTTCGTGTTGGTCTTTACCGAAATGGTCTCAAGTATCGGCGTAATGGCGATTGTTACGGAGGTAGTAAAAGAGTGGTCGAAACCTTTAACTACTTCCGGAGAAGGAATAAGTACAATTTTTCTTGCAGTTTTTTTCGCTGTAATTATGGTATATACATTGATCAAAGGGAAATACAGTTTTGTTGAGAAGATATTAACGGTGTTTGTCGCTTTGATGGGTTTATCATTCATATTAACAATGTTTATGGTTATTCCCGATGCGGGAATTGTTATAAGGGGTTTGATACCAAATATCCCGAATGAAGTTGGCGCATCTTTGATTGTTACTGGAATGCTTGGTACCACAATGGGAGGGGTCTTATATGTGGTTAGGTCTATTACCATAAAACAGGCAAAATGGAAACTGAGCGATATTAAAATTGAAAGAAGAGACGCAATAATCTCATCATCGTTGATGTTTCTTCTAAGCATTGCAGTGATGGCGTGTGCTGCGGGAACCTTATTCCCAAAAGGATTGCATATTGAAAACGCAATCGATATGATCCGTCTTCTTGAACCGCTTGCCGGAAGATTTGCCATTTCGTTGTTCGTTGTGGGAATTGTCTCCGCAGGTTTATCATCTCTTTATCCTCATTATATGCTGGTTCCTCTGCTGCTTTCGGATTATCTTGGAGAAGAATTGGATTTCGGGAAAACCAGAAATAAAGCGATAATAATTTTTTACGCTTCGCTTGGTCTCATTGTACCGATTTTTGGCGGCAAGCCGGTTTTGGTTATGATAGCATCCCAGGCATTTACACTTCTAGTTACACCGCTTGTTATTATACTTACGCTGATTTTGCTGAATAGAAAATCGTTAATGGGCGAACATAAAATCGGCTTAGGTATGAATTTGATATTGTCGCTAATAGCTGTTTTCACAATCATCATGTCAGTCATAAGTGCGGTAGCTCTGTTTGGTTTATTCTAA
- a CDS encoding sugar phosphate isomerase/epimerase, which translates to MYNKKIICCYLYPITKYGYPPPAENTNKYLEEMHALGFTSVEIEGIREPHLLQVYEQRDEIKKKLDKLKLNVPYFCAVLPELSSMDENIRNHNIELFEKGCEIASLFNAKGILDNAPIPPYEFPKGIPILRHYSNEVLNAASYPADFSWQKFWDGLIPTFKTLCDIADKYNLTYQLHPATGVITDSAETFLDFYNAVNKENLKFNLDTANLFAHSEDPTTSLKRIKDHVSYIHLSDNRGSKVEHLAVGKGKINWKEFLKTLHEIEYDGDIGIDIGGEESIVDNLDDAYKNAAEFLESNWLKTKAPSK; encoded by the coding sequence TTGTACAATAAAAAAATTATATGTTGTTATCTCTATCCGATAACTAAATATGGTTATCCTCCTCCTGCAGAAAATACAAATAAATATCTGGAAGAAATGCATGCTCTCGGTTTTACTTCAGTTGAAATTGAAGGAATACGTGAACCTCATCTATTACAAGTATATGAACAAAGAGATGAAATAAAAAAGAAACTTGATAAACTGAAATTAAATGTTCCTTATTTCTGCGCGGTACTCCCCGAATTATCCTCGATGGATGAAAATATCCGCAATCATAATATTGAGTTGTTTGAGAAGGGGTGTGAAATCGCTTCTTTATTCAACGCGAAAGGCATACTTGATAATGCACCTATTCCACCGTATGAATTTCCGAAGGGTATTCCGATTTTACGGCATTATAGCAATGAGGTGTTAAATGCCGCCTCTTACCCGGCTGATTTTTCATGGCAGAAATTTTGGGATGGACTGATACCTACTTTTAAAACACTCTGCGATATTGCCGATAAGTATAATTTAACTTACCAGCTTCATCCCGCAACAGGAGTTATCACTGATTCGGCGGAAACTTTTTTGGATTTCTACAATGCAGTTAATAAAGAGAATCTCAAATTCAATCTTGATACAGCCAATCTATTTGCTCATTCGGAAGATCCTACCACTTCACTCAAAAGAATAAAAGATCATGTGAGTTACATCCATCTATCTGATAATCGCGGATCAAAAGTAGAGCATCTAGCTGTCGGTAAAGGGAAAATCAACTGGAAGGAATTCTTAAAAACTTTGCATGAAATTGAATATGATGGCGATATTGGAATTGATATTGGCGGGGAAGAATCCATTGTTGATAATCTTGATGATGCATACAAAAATGCTGCAGAATTTCTAGAATCAAATTGGCTTAAAACAAAAGCCCCATCAAAATGA